In one window of Hyla sarda isolate aHylSar1 chromosome 1, aHylSar1.hap1, whole genome shotgun sequence DNA:
- the LOC130297337 gene encoding oocyte zinc finger protein XlCOF29-like isoform X1 — MERDRNKMADRIINLTLEILFRITGEDYTVVKKSSSGRCRAPVWEGWGRTLSPVPGPPPHSLIHEEMEEQKILELINKMMELLTGEDLSGCGALLGAPPGGRGEVCVAITFRTSLQKPWVLLHWQGTDC, encoded by the exons atggagagagacaggaacaagatggccgacaggatcataaacctcaccctagagATACTCTTCcggattactggagag gattacacagtagtgaagaagtcctctagtgggcgctgtcgggcccctgtgtgggaaggatggggaagaaccctgagcccagtcccggggcccccacctcactccctgatacatgaggaaatggaggaacagaagatcctagaactcatcaacaagatgatggagctgctgactggagag gatttgtcaggatgcggtgcCCTTCTGGGTGCCCCTCCTGGTGGtcgaggggaggtgtgtgtggccatcactttccgcacctccctgcaaaaaccctgggtactcctgcatTGGCAGGGTACCGACTGTTAA